A single window of Pseudophryne corroboree isolate aPseCor3 chromosome 5, aPseCor3.hap2, whole genome shotgun sequence DNA harbors:
- the LOC134929438 gene encoding kinesin-like protein KIF19 produces the protein MNTEQKNAIDHQVTVALRIRPFNLMETKNRAQCITHQLGPQTLLLKDPGEDPYDVLRSSRTRETTFTFNHVFDQAATQENVYDSTMKNIVDDILAGYNAAIFAYGPTGTGKTYTMMGKPREPGMIYRTLKDLYKTIEETGRRDNFSVSLSYAEIYNETIRDLLKPSSGSLALREDPYGNTKILGITAFSPSTPEEAMNLLKMGNKRRSETTTTANKTSSRSHAILQITVKQTGSDGVSTGRLYMVDLAGSERASQTTNSGKTMKEGGYINRSLLALRKCIMALREKPGSHINYRDSKLTWLLKGALSGKSRMVMIAHVSPADSAFEESRSTMTYGSKAKFIQTRVERNSVPHGTAERGRGDKVLQKDMQFIMRRTMAPLINLPRMVPLAKNLQSAHEISATARASANSYTFLELARRWL, from the coding sequence ATGAATACTGAACAGAAGAACGCTATAGACCATCAGGTGACTGTGGCTCTGCGCATCCGTCCATTTAATTTGATGGAGACTAAGAATCGAGCCCAGTGCATCACACACCAACTTGGTCCGCAGACGCTGCTACTGAAGGACCCTGGCGAGGATCCTTATGACGTACTGCGCTCGAGCAGGACAAGAGAAACAACATTCACCTTTAACCACGTGTTCGATCAGGCAGCTACTCAGGAAAATGTATATGATTCCACGATGAAGAACATAGTGGATGACATCCTAGCTGGGTACAATGCTGCCATATTCGCCTACGGCCCAACAGGCACAGGGAAGACCTATACTATGATGGGTAAGCCTCGCGAGCCCGGAATGATTTATCGCACCCTGAAGGACCTGTATAAGACGATTGAGGAGACCGGAAGGAGAGATAATTTCTCTGTATCATTGTCATATGCTGAGATCTACAATGAAACAATCCGGGACCTATTAAAACCTTCTTCTGGATCTTTGGCCCTCAGAGAAGATCCTTATGGTAACACCAAAATATTAGGGATTACTGCGTTCTCCCCTAGCACTCCTGAGGAGGCCATGAATCTGCTGAAGATGGGAAACAAAAGGCGCTCTGAAACAACAACAACAGCTAATAAGACCTCATCACGCTCCCATGCCATATTACAAATCACTGTAAAACAAACAGGCAGTGATGGGGTTAGCACAGGCCGCCTGTACATGGTGGACCTGGCAGGATCAGAGCGGGCAAGCCAGACTACCAACAGTGGCAAGACCATGAAAGAAGGAGGTTACATCAACCGCTCCCTCCTCGCCCTCAGGAAGTGCATCATGGCACTGCGCGAGAAACCAGGCAGCCATATAAACTATCGGGACAGTAAACTGACCTGGCTGCTAAAGGGCGCACTGAGCGGGAAAAGCAGAATGGTCATGATTGCACACGTCAGCCCTGCAGATAGTGCCTTTGAAGAGTCACGCAGCACAATGACCTATGGGAGCAAGGCCAAATTCATCCAGACACGGGTGGAGAGAAACAGTGTCCCCCATGGTACTGCTGAGAGGGGCAGGGGGGACAAAGTGCTGCAGAAAGACATGCAGTTTATTATGAGACGCACTATGGCACCGCTGATTAATTTGCCCCGCATGGTCCCTTTGGCAAAGAATTTACAGTCTGCACATGAGATCAGTGCTACAGCTCGTGCCAGTGCAAATTCTTACACATTTCTAGAATTAGCACGTAGATGGCTGTAG